One Solirubrobacter pauli DNA segment encodes these proteins:
- a CDS encoding phosphatase PAP2 family protein produces MLAATTFRPTSALRLPFSRRARLQIGLFLLAYAVYTVARFFTIGDLADATQNAHWIVALQNAVGVGVESSVQNAVDGTWVLWVLNRLYLLAQLGVIPAVLIFLYNRSWAIYATLRNTILATWLLSVPVYGLFPVAPPRLAGIGIQDTISSQTGVSLTSNFSTSFFNELAAVPSLHVGFAVAIGFALFAALKNPILRALALLWGPVVALAVVATGNHFVFDAVAGIAAAVAGYGLALMAARIRIKRPTPASLGPAFAEA; encoded by the coding sequence ATGCTCGCCGCCACGACCTTCCGCCCCACAAGCGCGCTGCGGCTGCCCTTCTCCCGCCGGGCCCGCCTGCAGATCGGGCTCTTCCTGCTCGCGTACGCCGTCTACACGGTCGCCCGCTTCTTCACGATCGGCGACCTCGCGGACGCGACGCAGAACGCGCACTGGATCGTCGCCCTGCAGAACGCGGTCGGCGTCGGCGTGGAGTCCTCGGTGCAGAACGCGGTCGACGGCACGTGGGTGCTGTGGGTCCTCAACCGCCTGTACCTGCTCGCGCAGCTCGGCGTGATCCCGGCGGTCCTGATCTTCCTCTACAACCGGTCGTGGGCGATCTACGCGACGCTGCGCAACACGATCCTGGCGACGTGGCTGCTGTCGGTGCCGGTCTACGGCCTGTTCCCGGTCGCGCCGCCGCGGCTCGCGGGCATCGGGATCCAGGACACGATCAGCTCCCAGACCGGCGTGAGCCTGACGTCGAACTTCTCGACGAGCTTCTTCAACGAGCTCGCCGCGGTGCCGTCGCTGCACGTGGGCTTCGCCGTCGCGATCGGCTTCGCCCTCTTCGCCGCGCTCAAGAACCCGATCCTGCGGGCGCTCGCGCTGCTCTGGGGCCCGGTCGTCGCGCTGGCCGTCGTGGCCACGGGCAACCACTTCGTGTTCGACGCGGTGGCCGGGATCGCGGCCGCGGTCGCCGGCTACGGCTTGGCGCTGATGGCGGCGCGGATCCGCATCAAGCGGCCGACGCCCGCCAGCCTCGGCCCGGCGTTCGCCGAGGCCTGA
- a CDS encoding CocE/NonD family hydrolase produces the protein MKGLAASGLTLAMLALGAGAAQAQTPQLENGKTKAVYDYKTAIRERVLIPQPGIDVDRNGKMDYVTADVIRPAASSATNKMPAIIDPSPYYVTSCRGNEAQCMSDWNNDNVNDRWPLFYDNYFLPRGYAYVLAQMNGTGYTEEGCPMHGGPTDIAGEKSVVDWLNGRVVAYKPKAGTSTTPDLDAPVVADWHNGSSAMIGKSYDGTLSNGVAATGVEGLKTIVPISAISAWYNYSRRGGIRQNSNYPGGSLNPGITYPGTAPSGHAGGINLPNRRGSAAAPTACWNVNQEINNDANEDTGDGDSHGDINKFWNDRDYVKDASKVKAAVFATHGFQDDNVKMDHMAMWWDALGKNNVPRKLWLLRAGHEDPFDSRRAEWVDTLHRWFDHYLYGVDNGIEKEPAVSIEDESKVWKDYASWPIPGTQNVDLFLRATSDPAAAGTLGGKAGGGAADSLGYTALTTTNENALMNSPTGSQANRRVFLSGPLKADLRLSGTAIADLAASIGATQTNFSVIVGDYGVLNADGTRQAFRQVSRTNDEGLATQTRRSCWGDAGLNAVTGEAGTPCETLGAACTLQPREVDNACYAELDPTFTDGTQWRVTRGVRDSTNRDSLVFGDPAVKPVTIGEKFRVPVVTMATEHIFKAGHQVAIIVGGTNTSDVNGTGNNNVAVTLDTRTSKVTLPLVGGYAAAAKAGLTDAETEAPTLGAVPADIATATTDKTGTTVSYTLPTATDNEDPNPVVTCDPASGSKFAVGTTTVTCVAKDANGNTSAPKTFKVVVRQDVPVTAPVGGSVPATLALTLGAPAQLGSFVPGVNQTYLGTTEATVTSTAGDALLSVADTSTVGTGHLVNGAFVLPEPLQLRARNAANTGTAYNNVGSLLNLLSWSAPVANDKVNLEFSQLVKANDPLRTGTYSKSLTFTLSTTQP, from the coding sequence GTGAAAGGGCTCGCCGCGAGTGGTTTGACGCTGGCGATGCTCGCACTCGGGGCAGGCGCCGCGCAGGCGCAGACCCCGCAGTTGGAGAACGGCAAGACCAAGGCCGTGTACGACTACAAGACGGCGATCCGCGAGCGCGTGCTCATTCCGCAGCCCGGCATCGACGTCGACCGCAACGGCAAGATGGACTACGTGACGGCGGACGTCATCCGCCCGGCCGCGTCGTCGGCGACGAACAAGATGCCGGCGATCATCGATCCGAGCCCGTACTACGTCACGAGCTGCCGCGGCAACGAGGCGCAGTGCATGTCGGACTGGAACAACGACAACGTCAACGACCGCTGGCCGCTGTTCTACGACAACTACTTCCTTCCGCGCGGCTACGCCTACGTGCTCGCGCAGATGAACGGCACGGGCTACACCGAGGAAGGCTGCCCGATGCACGGCGGCCCGACCGACATCGCCGGCGAGAAGTCCGTCGTCGATTGGCTCAACGGCCGTGTCGTCGCCTACAAGCCGAAGGCCGGCACGTCCACGACGCCCGACCTCGACGCGCCCGTCGTCGCCGACTGGCACAACGGCTCGTCCGCGATGATCGGCAAGTCCTACGACGGCACGCTGTCCAACGGCGTCGCCGCCACGGGCGTCGAAGGCCTCAAGACGATCGTCCCGATCTCGGCCATCTCCGCTTGGTACAACTACTCGCGCCGCGGCGGCATCCGCCAGAACTCGAACTACCCCGGCGGCAGCCTGAACCCCGGCATCACGTACCCGGGCACCGCTCCGAGCGGCCACGCCGGCGGCATCAACCTGCCCAACCGCCGTGGTTCCGCCGCCGCCCCGACGGCCTGCTGGAACGTCAACCAGGAGATCAACAACGACGCCAACGAGGACACCGGCGACGGTGACTCGCACGGCGACATCAACAAGTTCTGGAACGACCGTGACTACGTCAAGGACGCGAGCAAGGTCAAGGCCGCCGTCTTCGCCACGCACGGCTTCCAGGACGACAACGTGAAGATGGACCACATGGCGATGTGGTGGGACGCGCTCGGCAAGAACAACGTCCCGCGCAAGCTGTGGCTCCTGCGCGCCGGCCACGAGGATCCGTTCGACTCGCGTCGCGCGGAGTGGGTCGACACGCTGCACCGCTGGTTCGACCACTACCTCTACGGCGTCGACAACGGCATCGAGAAGGAGCCGGCGGTCTCGATCGAGGACGAGTCCAAGGTCTGGAAGGACTACGCCAGCTGGCCGATCCCCGGCACGCAGAACGTGGACCTGTTCCTGCGCGCCACCAGCGACCCGGCCGCGGCCGGCACGCTCGGCGGCAAGGCCGGCGGCGGCGCCGCCGACTCGCTCGGCTACACCGCGCTGACCACCACGAACGAGAACGCGCTGATGAACTCCCCGACGGGCTCGCAGGCCAACCGCCGCGTGTTCCTGTCGGGCCCGTTGAAGGCCGACCTGCGCCTCTCCGGCACCGCGATCGCCGACCTGGCGGCCTCGATCGGCGCGACGCAGACGAACTTCAGCGTCATCGTCGGCGACTACGGCGTCCTGAACGCCGACGGCACGCGCCAGGCGTTCCGCCAGGTCTCGCGCACGAACGACGAGGGCCTGGCCACCCAGACGCGCCGCTCCTGCTGGGGCGACGCGGGCCTGAACGCGGTCACGGGCGAGGCCGGCACGCCGTGCGAGACCCTCGGCGCCGCCTGCACCCTGCAGCCGCGTGAGGTCGACAACGCCTGCTACGCCGAGCTGGACCCGACGTTCACCGACGGGACGCAGTGGCGCGTCACGCGCGGCGTCCGTGACTCGACGAACCGCGACTCGCTCGTCTTCGGCGACCCGGCCGTCAAGCCGGTCACGATCGGCGAGAAGTTCCGCGTCCCGGTCGTGACGATGGCCACCGAGCACATCTTCAAGGCCGGCCATCAGGTCGCGATCATCGTCGGCGGCACCAACACCAGCGACGTCAACGGCACCGGCAACAACAACGTCGCCGTCACGCTGGACACGCGTACGTCGAAGGTCACGCTGCCGCTCGTCGGTGGCTACGCCGCCGCCGCCAAGGCGGGCCTGACGGACGCCGAGACGGAGGCCCCGACGCTGGGCGCCGTCCCGGCCGACATCGCCACCGCCACGACGGACAAGACCGGCACGACGGTCAGCTACACGCTGCCCACCGCCACCGACAACGAGGATCCGAACCCGGTCGTCACGTGCGACCCGGCCTCGGGCTCCAAGTTCGCCGTCGGCACGACCACGGTCACCTGCGTCGCCAAGGACGCGAACGGCAACACCTCGGCGCCGAAGACCTTCAAGGTCGTCGTCCGCCAGGACGTGCCGGTCACCGCCCCGGTCGGCGGCTCCGTCCCGGCCACGCTGGCGCTCACGCTCGGCGCCCCGGCGCAGCTCGGCTCGTTCGTGCCCGGCGTGAACCAGACGTACCTGGGCACGACCGAGGCGACCGTCACCTCGACGGCCGGCGACGCGCTCCTGAGCGTGGCCGACACGTCCACGGTGGGCACCGGTCACCTGGTCAACGGCGCGTTCGTCCTGCCGGAGCCGCTGCAGCTCCGCGCGCGCAACGCCGCCAACACCGGCACCGCGTACAACAACGTCGGCTCCCTGCTGAACCTCCTCAGCTGGAGCGCGCCGGTCGCCAACGACAAGGTCAACCTCGAGTTCTCGCAGCTCGTGAAGGCCAACGATCCGCTGCGCACGGGCACGTACAGCAAGTCGCTGACGTTCACCCTGTCGACGACGCAGCCGTAG
- a CDS encoding CocE/NonD family hydrolase — protein MGLKVRGLVAGALTLATLGLGVGTAQAQGPTVTVGADGKTAPVFDYTQAVRERVFIPVAGTDTDSDGVTDRIAIDIVRPKESGPAVKVPAIIDPSPYYTSNGRGNEAQRIITNANGTLDRFPLFYDNYFVPRGYAFIAAHSLGTAFSTGCVWHGGPTDIAGFKAVVDWLNGRVPGYTTVDGTVPSTATWHNGSSAMIGKSYDGTFANGTAATGVEGLKTIVPISAISAWYNYSRTAGIRHNNNYPSGLSSGIAGVNADTGLRPPMVQTPDGPVTRQVFCAPVRAQQDALDGDEHGDINEFWRDRDHNKDADKVKASVFIVHGFQDDNVRMDHVGLWYKALKANNVRTKMWLLRAGHTDPFEQRRAEWVDTLHRWFDQELHGINNGIGAEPSVTIEDEPNVWKNYTSWPIPGTQTTDVYLRGGSSHDGAGTLGGVAGGGTADTLTFQNTGANVSEATLMASPEGQQTNRRVFISPPLTKDVRLSGTAVLNLRAALGTTQSNLSAVVAEIGPTIQTSRTGDGVQNGTKRTCWGATSTDNNACPTLGAECTTAGIGVDNACYLEVDKRVNVPPAAPINEWRVTRGTLDSRQKDTYWYTPNFEAVPGAFNDYDIPLQPTEHIFKAGNRISIIVTANLYGQGASASLGLPSAISAAQPITIDTRRSKITLPLVGGAQTLVESGTFTDPQGTVGGTVPATLSLTLGAPAAFPTFTPGVTRDYAATTDATVTSTAGNATLSVSEPGFLTNGAFSLAEPLRVEFAKSTWNGPTSSEKVGITFKQLIKDKDPLRTGSYSKTVTFTLSTTQP, from the coding sequence ATGGGACTGAAGGTTCGAGGTCTCGTCGCGGGCGCGTTGACGCTGGCGACGTTGGGCCTGGGAGTCGGCACGGCTCAGGCGCAGGGGCCGACGGTGACCGTGGGCGCCGACGGCAAGACGGCACCGGTGTTCGACTACACGCAGGCGGTGCGTGAGCGGGTGTTCATCCCGGTGGCCGGCACCGACACCGACAGCGACGGCGTGACGGACCGGATCGCGATCGACATCGTCCGCCCGAAGGAGTCCGGTCCGGCGGTCAAGGTCCCCGCGATCATCGACCCGAGCCCGTACTACACGTCCAACGGGCGTGGCAACGAGGCGCAGCGCATCATCACGAACGCCAACGGGACGCTGGACCGCTTCCCGCTCTTCTACGACAACTACTTCGTGCCGCGCGGCTACGCGTTCATCGCGGCGCACTCGCTCGGCACCGCGTTCTCGACGGGCTGCGTCTGGCACGGCGGCCCGACCGACATCGCCGGCTTCAAGGCCGTCGTCGACTGGCTCAACGGGCGCGTCCCGGGCTACACGACGGTCGACGGCACCGTGCCCTCCACCGCCACGTGGCACAACGGCTCCTCGGCCATGATCGGCAAGTCCTACGACGGCACGTTCGCCAACGGCACGGCCGCGACGGGCGTCGAAGGCCTCAAGACGATCGTCCCGATCAGCGCGATCTCCGCTTGGTACAACTACTCGCGCACCGCGGGCATCCGCCACAACAACAACTACCCGAGCGGGCTCTCGAGCGGCATCGCCGGCGTCAACGCCGACACCGGCCTGCGTCCGCCGATGGTGCAGACGCCGGACGGACCGGTCACACGCCAGGTCTTCTGCGCTCCCGTCCGCGCCCAGCAGGACGCGCTCGACGGCGACGAGCACGGCGACATCAACGAGTTCTGGCGCGATCGCGACCACAACAAGGACGCCGACAAGGTCAAGGCCTCGGTCTTCATCGTCCACGGCTTCCAGGACGACAACGTCCGCATGGACCACGTCGGCCTCTGGTACAAGGCGCTGAAGGCCAACAACGTCCGGACGAAGATGTGGCTGCTGCGCGCGGGGCACACCGATCCGTTCGAGCAGCGTCGCGCCGAGTGGGTCGACACCCTGCACCGCTGGTTCGACCAGGAGCTGCACGGCATCAACAACGGCATCGGCGCCGAGCCGTCGGTCACGATCGAGGATGAGCCGAACGTGTGGAAGAACTACACGTCGTGGCCGATCCCCGGCACGCAGACCACCGACGTGTACCTGCGCGGCGGCTCGAGCCACGACGGCGCGGGCACGCTCGGCGGCGTCGCCGGTGGCGGCACGGCCGACACGCTGACGTTCCAGAACACGGGCGCGAACGTCAGCGAGGCCACGCTGATGGCCTCGCCTGAAGGCCAGCAGACGAACCGCCGCGTGTTCATCTCACCGCCGCTCACGAAGGACGTGCGCCTGTCGGGCACGGCGGTCCTGAACCTGCGCGCCGCCCTCGGCACCACGCAGAGCAACCTCTCGGCGGTCGTCGCCGAGATCGGTCCGACGATCCAGACCTCGCGCACGGGCGACGGCGTCCAGAACGGCACGAAGCGCACCTGCTGGGGCGCGACCAGCACCGACAACAACGCGTGCCCGACGCTCGGTGCCGAGTGCACGACGGCGGGCATCGGCGTCGACAACGCGTGCTATCTCGAGGTCGACAAGCGCGTCAACGTCCCGCCGGCCGCGCCGATCAACGAGTGGCGCGTCACGCGTGGCACGCTGGACTCGCGGCAGAAGGACACGTACTGGTACACGCCGAACTTCGAGGCGGTCCCGGGCGCGTTCAACGACTACGACATCCCGCTGCAGCCGACGGAGCACATCTTCAAGGCCGGCAACCGGATCTCGATCATCGTGACGGCGAACCTGTACGGCCAGGGCGCGTCGGCGAGCCTCGGCCTTCCGTCCGCGATCTCCGCGGCGCAGCCGATCACGATCGACACGCGGCGCTCGAAGATCACGCTTCCGCTGGTCGGCGGCGCGCAGACCCTGGTCGAGTCGGGGACGTTCACCGACCCGCAGGGCACGGTCGGCGGCACGGTCCCGGCGACGCTGAGCCTCACGCTCGGCGCCCCGGCGGCGTTCCCGACGTTCACGCCGGGCGTCACCCGTGACTACGCGGCGACCACCGACGCCACCGTGACCAGCACGGCCGGCAACGCGACGCTGTCCGTGTCCGAGCCGGGCTTCCTCACCAACGGCGCGTTCTCACTCGCCGAGCCGCTGCGCGTCGAGTTCGCGAAGAGCACGTGGAACGGCCCCACCTCGTCCGAGAAGGTGGGCATCACGTTCAAGCAGCTCATCAAGGACAAGGATCCCCTCCGGACGGGCTCCTACAGCAAGACCGTCACGTTCACGCTGAGCACCACTCAGCCCTAG
- a CDS encoding EAL and HDOD domain-containing protein codes for MSNSTRFARETDTRSAAAVVVARQPILDHVERIVGFELLTPPEAHPHEATAIVLAQAIADIGLHKLVGDRPAHVDVTREFLLLVNPLPLDPQRVVLELAADEHVDDELLAVLRDVRAAGFRLALDDYREATASDALLDLAESVKIDVRDRSEDEIEGDVNAARGRGLNVIADGVPDRQVYGFCRGLGFDAFQGQYFAEPVVVQGASVPTYRLRALSMLSAGESATFEQLERVIAEDPGLSLKLVKLANSAFYGGRAPVGTIRQALMALGTTTVRRWAALLVLAGINDRPSHLLETGLLRARLCELVSARTPGAEADRGFTVGLFSVVDALLGLRMPDLLAELPFDERTTRALAEREGPEGKVLAGVLAYEAGEFEKCVATGVSLVDIAHAYGEALDWTDGALVQLSN; via the coding sequence ATGTCCAACAGCACTCGGTTTGCCAGGGAGACGGACACGCGGAGTGCCGCCGCGGTCGTCGTCGCCCGCCAGCCGATCCTCGACCACGTCGAGCGCATCGTCGGCTTCGAGCTGCTGACGCCTCCTGAAGCCCACCCGCACGAGGCGACCGCGATCGTGCTCGCGCAGGCGATCGCGGACATCGGGCTGCACAAGCTCGTCGGGGACCGCCCGGCCCACGTCGACGTCACGCGCGAGTTCCTGCTGCTGGTCAACCCGCTGCCGCTGGACCCGCAGCGGGTCGTGCTGGAGCTCGCGGCCGACGAGCACGTCGACGACGAGCTGCTCGCGGTCCTGCGGGACGTGCGCGCGGCCGGCTTCCGGCTCGCGCTCGACGACTACCGCGAGGCGACCGCCTCCGACGCGCTGCTCGACCTCGCCGAGAGCGTGAAGATCGACGTCCGCGACCGCTCCGAGGATGAGATCGAGGGCGACGTGAACGCCGCCCGCGGGCGCGGGCTGAACGTGATCGCCGACGGCGTGCCCGACCGCCAGGTCTACGGCTTCTGCCGCGGGCTCGGGTTCGACGCCTTCCAGGGCCAGTACTTCGCCGAGCCGGTCGTGGTCCAGGGCGCGTCCGTCCCGACCTATCGCCTGCGCGCGTTGTCGATGCTCTCCGCGGGCGAGTCGGCCACGTTCGAGCAGCTCGAGCGTGTGATCGCGGAGGACCCCGGGCTCTCGCTCAAGCTCGTCAAGCTCGCCAACTCGGCCTTCTACGGGGGCCGCGCCCCGGTCGGCACCATCCGCCAGGCGCTGATGGCGCTGGGCACCACGACGGTCCGCCGCTGGGCGGCCCTGCTCGTTCTCGCCGGCATCAACGACCGCCCGAGCCACCTGCTCGAGACCGGCCTGCTCCGCGCGCGCCTCTGCGAGCTGGTGTCGGCGCGCACACCCGGCGCCGAGGCCGACCGCGGCTTCACGGTCGGCCTGTTCTCGGTCGTGGACGCGCTCCTGGGCCTGCGGATGCCCGACCTGCTGGCCGAGCTGCCGTTCGACGAGCGCACGACGCGCGCGCTCGCCGAGCGCGAAGGACCGGAGGGCAAGGTCCTCGCCGGGGTGCTCGCATACGAGGCCGGCGAGTTCGAGAAGTGCGTCGCCACCGGCGTCAGCCTGGTCGACATCGCGCACGCGTACGGCGAGGCGCTCGACTGGACCGACGGCGCTCTGGTCCAGCTTTCTAACTGA
- a CDS encoding GntR family transcriptional regulator, protein MSGLAVTPISTTEAVVVSLREKILDGAIEPGQPLPEADLTREFGVARPTVRAAIQTLCHEGLLKRERNRSAFVPLLSREEVLDLFSVRIPIERLIVRELLTRGGSLDEVHAALGPLTELRTDSPWSAVVDADMGFHGALARAVGSPRLERLYLSMSGEIRLCIAQLRPSWASPAALGAEHRDLLAVIERGDVAEAEARMTAHLDRAVHDLTD, encoded by the coding sequence ATGAGCGGTCTTGCCGTCACCCCGATCTCGACGACCGAAGCGGTCGTGGTCTCGCTCCGCGAGAAGATCCTTGACGGCGCCATCGAGCCCGGGCAGCCGTTGCCCGAGGCCGATCTGACCCGCGAGTTCGGCGTCGCGCGTCCCACCGTGCGCGCCGCCATCCAGACGCTGTGCCACGAGGGCCTGCTCAAGCGCGAGCGCAACCGCAGCGCGTTCGTGCCGCTGCTCTCGCGCGAGGAGGTGCTGGACCTCTTCAGCGTCCGCATCCCGATCGAGCGCCTGATCGTGCGTGAGCTGCTCACGCGCGGAGGGTCGCTGGACGAGGTGCACGCCGCCCTCGGGCCGCTGACGGAGCTCCGGACGGACTCGCCGTGGAGCGCGGTCGTGGACGCCGACATGGGCTTCCACGGTGCGCTGGCCCGCGCGGTCGGCAGCCCCCGCCTGGAGCGCCTCTACCTGTCGATGAGCGGCGAGATCCGCCTCTGCATCGCGCAGCTGCGTCCGTCGTGGGCGTCACCCGCGGCGCTGGGCGCCGAGCACCGGGACCTGCTGGCCGTGATCGAACGCGGCGACGTGGCCGAGGCCGAGGCGCGCATGACCGCGCACCTCGACCGTGCCGTCCACGACCTAACCGACTGA
- a CDS encoding iron-containing alcohol dehydrogenase yields MTPFAVLRAPSQVLFGTGMAEATGRVAATYGRRVLLITDPIIAGTPGFGTVETALRAAGLDVAVSTDAEVDVPSTSVDATVALGLETQPDVVVAVGGGSVIDLAKVTALLLAHGGKLSDYYTVNSVPGPILPLIALPTTAGTGSEATPVAVITDPDTQMKMGVASSHLIPRDAICDPMLTLGAPATVTAHSGIDALSHAIEGYMAAANEPTADLVLSRPQIGKNGLSDTLALSAAGHIAANLERVVQNGDDLEARSGMLYGSLLAGIAFGNSGVSTAHALQFAVGAATHTSHGLGTGLLLPYVMEFNRPARPDDLSALAIAMDSPGDVVEHVHALGQRIGLPASLAAIGIEHDALRGMAEASIGFKRLVDNNPRPLDVPALERILDAAWHGQPARLSEEAASVG; encoded by the coding sequence ATGACTCCCTTCGCCGTTCTGCGCGCGCCCTCCCAGGTCCTGTTCGGGACCGGGATGGCCGAGGCCACCGGCCGGGTCGCCGCCACCTACGGCCGCCGCGTGCTGCTGATCACCGACCCGATCATCGCCGGCACGCCCGGGTTCGGCACGGTCGAGACGGCGCTGCGCGCCGCGGGGCTGGACGTCGCCGTGTCGACGGACGCCGAGGTCGACGTGCCGTCCACGTCCGTCGACGCGACCGTCGCGCTCGGGCTTGAGACGCAGCCCGACGTCGTGGTCGCCGTCGGCGGCGGCAGCGTGATCGACCTCGCCAAGGTCACGGCGCTGCTGCTCGCCCACGGCGGCAAGCTGTCGGACTACTACACGGTGAACTCCGTGCCGGGTCCGATCCTGCCGCTGATCGCGCTTCCGACCACCGCCGGCACGGGCTCCGAGGCCACCCCGGTCGCCGTGATCACCGATCCCGACACCCAGATGAAGATGGGCGTCGCGAGCTCGCACCTGATCCCGCGCGACGCGATCTGCGACCCGATGCTCACGCTCGGCGCCCCGGCGACCGTCACGGCGCACTCCGGCATCGACGCGCTCTCGCACGCGATCGAGGGCTACATGGCCGCCGCCAACGAGCCGACCGCCGACCTCGTGCTGAGCCGCCCGCAGATCGGCAAGAACGGTCTCAGCGACACGCTCGCGCTCAGCGCCGCCGGCCACATCGCCGCCAACCTCGAGCGCGTCGTCCAGAACGGCGACGACCTGGAGGCGCGCTCCGGGATGCTCTACGGCAGCCTGCTGGCGGGCATCGCGTTCGGCAACTCCGGGGTCTCGACGGCGCACGCGCTCCAGTTCGCCGTCGGCGCCGCCACCCACACCTCGCACGGCCTCGGCACCGGCCTGCTCCTCCCCTACGTGATGGAGTTCAACCGCCCCGCGCGGCCGGATGACCTGAGCGCGCTCGCGATCGCGATGGACAGCCCGGGCGACGTCGTCGAGCATGTGCACGCGCTCGGCCAGCGGATCGGCCTGCCGGCCTCGCTGGCCGCGATCGGGATCGAGCATGACGCGCTGCGCGGCATGGCCGAGGCCTCGATCGGCTTCAAGCGCCTGGTCGACAACAACCCGCGGCCGCTGGACGTGCCCGCGCTGGAGCGGATCCTCGACGCGGCCTGGCATGGCCAGCCCGCGCGCCTGAGCGAGGAAGCGGCCTCAGTCGGTTAG
- a CDS encoding alpha/beta fold hydrolase, whose translation MVPVLLLHGSGPGTTGAAWKPLVEALDERFEVVAPDLPGFGNAPAAPIEEWADRLAPDNPCVIIGNSAGGAIALKLAARGLATKVVAVGSMGFPMPLPPALEQLWSTGPTEAEARSLLRLIFHDPPGEEAVAARLEAMRAQPHYLDLFPAPRQRWVDALSLTPGELAGIDVPVLLIHGANDQIVPPATSLVPLLHTLPDVRAHLFGRCGHASPQEHTAEFNRLVLSFLEP comes from the coding sequence ATGGTCCCCGTCCTGTTGTTGCACGGCTCCGGGCCGGGGACCACAGGCGCGGCCTGGAAGCCGCTCGTCGAGGCTCTCGACGAGCGGTTCGAGGTCGTCGCGCCTGACCTTCCCGGCTTCGGGAACGCGCCCGCGGCGCCGATCGAGGAATGGGCTGATCGTCTCGCACCTGACAACCCGTGCGTGATCATCGGCAACTCGGCCGGCGGCGCGATCGCGCTCAAGCTCGCCGCCCGCGGGCTGGCCACCAAGGTGGTGGCCGTCGGCTCGATGGGCTTTCCGATGCCGCTTCCGCCCGCGCTCGAGCAGCTGTGGTCGACCGGCCCGACGGAGGCCGAGGCCCGCTCGCTGCTGCGGCTGATCTTCCACGATCCGCCGGGCGAGGAGGCCGTCGCCGCGCGCCTGGAGGCCATGCGCGCGCAACCGCACTACCTGGATCTGTTCCCCGCCCCGCGCCAGCGCTGGGTCGACGCGCTCTCGCTCACACCCGGAGAGCTCGCGGGGATCGACGTCCCGGTGCTGCTGATCCACGGCGCGAACGACCAGATCGTCCCGCCCGCCACCAGCCTTGTCCCGCTGTTGCACACCCTGCCCGACGTCCGGGCGCATCTCTTCGGCCGCTGCGGCCATGCCTCGCCGCAGGAGCACACCGCCGAGTTCAACCGCTTAGTCCTCAGCTTCTTGGAGCCCTGA
- a CDS encoding DJ-1/PfpI/YhbO family deglycase/protease yields MSQQKVLVLVGDAAEELDAMYPIYRIREAGYDAVVAALTTREVQLVIHDFDPNSDAYTEKDGRKLPVDIAFKDVDPTEYVGLVIPGGRAPEYIRLDDDVRRITEYFFEKDLPVGTICHGPQVPAVYGLLKGRKTAAFPPLHGDMRNAGAEIVDAPDVVDGNMVSCRGWPDMPEWSRAFMNVLEHAAVPA; encoded by the coding sequence GTGTCGCAGCAGAAGGTCCTGGTCCTCGTCGGTGACGCCGCCGAGGAGCTCGACGCCATGTACCCGATCTACCGCATCCGCGAGGCGGGCTACGACGCGGTCGTAGCGGCGCTGACCACCCGTGAGGTGCAGCTGGTCATCCACGACTTCGACCCGAACTCGGACGCGTACACCGAGAAGGACGGCCGCAAGCTGCCCGTCGACATCGCGTTCAAGGACGTCGACCCGACGGAGTACGTCGGCCTCGTCATCCCCGGCGGTCGCGCGCCCGAGTACATCCGCCTCGACGACGACGTGCGTCGGATCACGGAGTACTTCTTCGAGAAGGACCTGCCGGTCGGCACGATCTGCCACGGCCCGCAGGTGCCCGCCGTCTACGGCCTGCTCAAGGGCCGCAAGACCGCCGCTTTCCCGCCCCTGCACGGCGACATGCGCAACGCCGGCGCCGAGATCGTCGACGCTCCGGACGTCGTCGACGGCAACATGGTCTCCTGCCGGGGCTGGCCGGACATGCCCGAGTGGTCGCGCGCGTTCATGAACGTGCTCGAGCACGCCGCCGTCCCGGCCTAG